From Oryza brachyantha chromosome 9, ObraRS2, whole genome shotgun sequence, a single genomic window includes:
- the LOC121055354 gene encoding uncharacterized protein LOC121055354 translates to MEARRRGRGVTLAEQMAASSNLRDLLKLRDGEGEDDGEGGGGGRRHHRQPAPPVVVVGRRRTLLDVIRGVDDHDDDEHRHQPSSGFVEGHRSATSTRARAVATAAARPRAAAAAAGARGGRVSLMALLEQAERQWAATGGGERRRVVEEHATAAGEEQGTNNKGCGVAVAGAGVGGRCCVCMARGKGAAFIPCGHTFCRGCARELRAGRGRCPLCNAAIHDVLNLF, encoded by the coding sequence atggaggcgcggcggcgagggcgaggcgtcACGCTCGCCGAGCAGATGGCGGCGTCGTCCAACCTCCGCGACCTCCTCAAgctccgcgacggcgagggggaggacgacggcgagggaggcggtggtggtcgccgccaccatcgccaGCCGGCTCCTCCGGTGGTGGTTGTGGGGAGGCGCCGCACGCTGCTCGACGTCATCCGCGGCGTCGacgaccacgacgacgacgaacacCGCCACCAGCCGTCCTCCGGCTTCGTCGAGGGACACCgctcggcgacgtcgacgagggcgagggcggTCGCCACGGCTGCTGCTcgcccgcgcgcggcggcggcggcggcgggagcacgGGGCGGGAGGGTGTCGTTGATGGCGCTGCTGGAGCAGGCGGAGCGGCAGTGGGCGGCGacgggtggcggcgagcggaggcGCGTCGTGGAGGAGcacgccacggcggcgggggaggagcaGGGGACGAACAACAAGGGctgcggcgtcgccgtcgccggcgccggcgtgggaGGGCGGTGCTGCGTGTGCATGGCCCGCGGCAAGGGCGCGGCCTTCATCCCCTGCGGCCACACCTTCTGCCGCGGCTGCGCTCGCGAgctccgcgccggccgcggccgctgcCCGCTCTGCAACGCCGCCATCCACGACGTCCTCAACCTCTTctga